The DNA segment AAAAGCAGGTTACCTGTATTCTAAAGATCTGTGGCTGTATTAACTGTATCATCTCATTGACTTTTTTTTACAGCACAGTGGTGTATTATTATAAACGTGTTCTACTACatctgtgtttaaaatgaaacaattaaaacGATTAACCGAAATGGCTACTAACTGTGCAATgcttgtgcattttattttatttttggcaaACCCAAGACTCGAAACAGCTGCAAGCGACCTTCTAAATCAGAGACCGGCGGTATACGAAGCCAGTGTCGTTGACAAACCCTTTGATTATCACACTGACATGTCAGCACTTGCTGCCACAGACCAGGACATGGTAGCTATTCACATGCTTAaactttataataaatataatagagAAGTTAATCGACCAAGGGACGGCAATACAGTACGCAGCTTCAAGGCAAGCATGGGTAAGCAATCGCTTATTATACTAGATACGAAATATTTAGACAGGTACTATTAGGTGCACTGTTAGAAGCATCAAACCCTTGAGGAGTGCCTAATGTATCATCTAAAAAGTATAATAAACaaagtttgttacatttactTACTTTAATATTTGTATGTATCCTTAAATAACTCTTAGATATAACATCCATATTAACAAAAGCCAGAGTTTCCTTTTGTGGTTATATTTAGCTTTTGTCTGCAGTTTTAATTATATTCGTGTATCATATAGAATTGCATAGCATAACCAAAATCACATACTCCTAATTTATAGTATTTTCATGTATTATCAATAAAAACTCGGCAGTCATTTAGAGTACTTTACAGTAATTTACATATTGCAGTGAAGAGTAACCTtaggaaaagaaacaaaacaaacacaaaagaaaggAACTAAAGGGATATTGTAAGGAGTTTAAATTATAGTGTTGGTAGTTGATCATGCAAACTTGTTTCCACCCCAAAGTCTATATGGCGCCATCTGTAGGTTATCCCGTCAAAGAACTCTTTCTTATTTTTGAGTCAGAACAGATGCTGTGGTTATTACTGTATTACATCCCTGGAGCAAACCTTGCGAACACTACTCTATactattgttaattatttatctTCATACAACACGATAACTCGTTACTCGTAATAAAAAGTATATTCATTTTACACCACACTCATTTTCTATAAATAATGTGGTCATTGTATTCATTCTATTTTGACTTTTTATTAGTAATTTGACAGTAATTTGTTATTAAACCAAATCTATTACATATACAAACTGTCCACCCTTCAAACTAAGGGTTACGTTGCTTTTAATATTCATTCTGCAGAATGCTTTCTTAATTATAAGGTCCTTGTGATGTGCATTCTGTTCAAcgcgttttgaaaagtaaatcaaACTTTGATCAAGTAATACAGAGATCTACAGAGATTATATCAAGTTACatcaaatttgaaaaaaataaatattgaagtcAGAAATATCATATTAGGCCGATTGAATGCAGCTGACTTTCCTGGTGAAATTTAGTATCTCCTCATTAAAAGTAGCACTACCTTTATATGTTGTCAGTAGTAACAGTAGCATCTGAAATATCATCAGTCACACTTCCAGCACAGCATGAACTGAGGTCCTGGGACGCACTTTATATCAGATAGGCAGCTAATGAAACAATAAGTGATGAAGAATGTATCAATAACATTATGAGCATTTGGAACCAGTTGGGTCTGCAGATTGTTAAAGCCAGTGAAAGCACATTGTGAGATTCTTACCATTTTGAAAtgatcattttctttctttcagaagtCATAGATCAGCAGCCCTTGTATCATTTTAATTTGACTTCCGTTCAAGAATCAGAAGTCATTCTTGCCACTACGTTTCACTTCTTCTTTGACAAACGCACAAGACACAGACCGTTTTTCTGCAAACGCTTCAAAAACACATCCTGTCAGCTCCAACAGTTCCATCACTTTCCTTCAGTGAACTTGATCTTCAGAAGTGCTTCCTCAAATGTGGCTGTTGGATCCTTGCTGGGGAACGTCACTGTTTACCCCAATAGGAGGGGAGCCTGGCAGTTAAAGGATATATCAGAGATAATAAAAGGAGCAAAGAAAACTGGGGACCTCTTGATAACAATTGAATTTGATATTGGACAAAAGTTCCAAAAGTATCAAGATCCTGTAGCACCTTCAAACCTACCATACATTCTTGTATATGCCAATGACCTGGCAATATCAGAACCAAACAGTGTTGCGATAACATTGCAGAGGTATGACCCTTTCTCCCTAAATGAGGAAACAACCCATTCTCCCCACACCTCCCCTGAAGCCCGTGTTAAAAGAGATACCTATTTTCCAGATCCCATCAAAAATAATGAACTCCCAGAAGTAgaatacagtacttttaaaaaacATGACTTGTGGGAAAGTGCTTACATGTCCCTGAAACCAAAAACTTCTAAAAAGGACAGACGGAGAAAGGGACAGGAGAACAGTGAAGGATTGACTAAGTCACAGGTTCTAAGCTTTGATGAGAAGACCATGAAAAAAGCTAGAAGGAGACAATGGAATGAACCTCGAATCTGCTCCAGGAGGTACCTCAAAGTAGACTTTGCGGATGTTGGCTGGAGTGAGTGGATCATATCTCCAAAATCATTTGATGCCTACTACTGCGCAGGGGCTTGTGAATTTCCACTGCCAAAGGTTTGGCAAACTTTTTAATTCTCATAATACTCCaacataacaataaataaaacatatttttccaaacactgaacaccaaatgtgaagtTTCTTTAATTTTATGAATGGTAATGTTATGGGATGAATCATTATAATAACTGGCCTCAGATTATTTTAGATAATAAGGATCATTTCAGTCAAACCGTTGGTTGTATTAGATTTTGTTAgtatatttctttacattttgtttgATAAGAATGAGAACATTGTAACATATATTAATCACAAATGAAAGGTATGCAAATGCAGACTATCTTGCGAATGCTTCATTGAGCTCTCACTTTGTTCTCAGGTGCTTCGCCCCTCCAATCATGCTACAATCCAGAGCATTGTGAAGGCAGTGGGAATCATTCCTGGCATCCCAGCGCCCTGCTGCGTTCCTGACAAAATTAACTCGCTAAGTGTCCTGTTCTTGGACGAGAACGAGAATGTGATATTGAAGATTTACCCTAACATGTCCGTGGAGACCTGTGCATGTCGATAGATACTGGGAGAACACTTCGTTATGAACTGGCGATTCACTGAGAAGGAAACTAAACAAGTGACACCTTACTGGTTTCTATATGATTGATACAGGGGGGTGGGGGAGTATCCAACCAGAATTGAAGCTTCAGGCAACATTACACATCTAAGCTGCTGAACTCTTTTCTTTACAGTCAGGGTGATATTTATAGAAACAGATCTTTCAGTCTCTTTCTGCCGCTTTTTGAATTCTGTCTTCTTCTTTATACACACTGCTCTCCAGCACGGATTAGAATACCTGTTGGGGTGAGATATATATGTACAATCTGTTGGGAGATAACTCTTTCAATACTAATACAAATCTGCCTTGGTCCGCAAGAAATGTTAACTATAGTAAAAAGAGGCAGCATAAATTACAAGGAAACCTATAGCGAGGagcaaaataattgttaaaagaaCAATAGTTGTGCCTTTCTCTTGTTAAACTGTATGCTGTTTACATGTCCACtgaaattgttctttttttgatacaaaaagtatttttctatgtatgtatgtatgtttgtatgtatgtatgtaattgtATCCTTCAGTAGCTGTTGTTGCTGTTTATCATTTGGTATCAGAGTTTTTAATtcgtataacttttttttttttttttttttaattatgaaggaAGTAACCACCAAATCCACCCTCCTAAATAAAGTCAACCAAATGTAGCTTTAATTTACCTCATATAAGCATGAAAGTGATGTatgcaattaaaacatttaaatgaagcaaGATACTAATTTGTTTAGAAAATGTTAACTGTACCAGTTGTATCTAATAATTATAAGTAATTGTCAATGTACTGAACAATATTCTTATTCTAGTCTAGGTCGTACTGAAATCTTATGTAATCTTAGACAAGTGGTTTATGCAGCGTTTCTTTTCGTCCAAATGAATAGTTAAGGTTTTTCCTTCCTTGATAAACACACATTATctttatgtcacaaaatgcatttatgaaattataattataaatattagaAGTTTAATATTGCTTATGATCTAGTCTTTTACCTTGTCCTGTGTTCAGAATAATAATGTTTAAGATGCCTTTATAAGATGTGATAGTGGGACATGCATATTTATTATACTGTGTTCTTATTTGTGATAGAAATAGTAACAAACCTAAgtggtaaaaaaatattttaacagtgttAAAAACATGGCAGTCCCAATACACAAATGGGCACTTTCAAGAGGGTTTTACTAACTGGGATGGACATAATTTTTTCAACCTTGTATAATAAGAGTGACAAAACCTGGAtataaaattaaaacatgttCCTCTTAATTCCTAATATCAAAGTATATCACATAGATAACAAGTTGCTTCAACCACCCAATCATGTGTCAGAGTTTTGGTTGATATGGTTCACGTTCCAGCTTGGGGCACATCtacctttttgttattttgtttttcctgACAAACGTGATATAAAAATCTCAAATAAAAGCATCTGTAAGGTCATTCATGTGGGTATAGAGGAATGAGGACTTTTTCCCTTCCTAGTTTCGTTGATGTTTGTcttaaaacaggatttttttaacATCAAATTTAGAGGCAAAAATAATGTGCTTGTAATAactcttttaaaatacaaatgaaagctAACAAGATAATACATTCGGGGAGTGCTACTGGTGATCTTTTCCTTGTAGGGATTATTGTATGTAGTTTTTCATCACTTTCACTTTCATTGCTAATAACTTTGTTTTGATTGCTAATTCCCTTTTCCTTCTGATTAGAAATATATGTGACCTTGAACTTGCAGTTTTTCATTGCAAAATTCATCTATAGACTGTACAGCTCTCATGCTGAGAAGCAAACATATCcaaccatgcacacacacacatgcatacaggtGAAACATAATTGTTACATTAAATGCTGGGCAGATGAAAGAAAAGGAAACCATGGAAATACACAAGACCTCCCAAAGACTTGATTATTTTTGTAGAGAAACTACAACATGTGTTGTTTAAATATCGGGCAATGAACCCTAACAGAGGGAAGTGCATGTgtttaatggttttatttttttcatgtttgtgaCTTTTTCTTCTGTTAAAAATTGTTCTTAAGATTGTCAGTCTCATTTTACAAATGTAAGTCTTTACATTTGAATTACTAAGAAGCAATTATGAAATCTGAATGTCTATGAATgtaatttaattaactttttaaaaagtatcGCTGAGTTAAAAATAAGCCTGACCAATCACTATCAGCCTTGTTCCCAAACAAGTTGTTTGActaaatttaaattaaacttgTGAAATATCAAGGGCAGTGAAATTAGGGAAGGGACTATACATTCATATACTGCACATGTTAATGTAATGGCAACTTGGACTAACCGTGAATTAACCCGTTTTCTTATCAAAATTGTCAAATTGTCAAATAACTGTGGATCACTGTATTACAAAACCGAGATTAAGTGTCcctttgttgttttttgctgCTTTTGTACCAGTGAATAGAAAAGACTTTACATTCTGCACAATTGCTTTGAGACATGCAGCTTTGGAAACccttaaaagattgttttaaacatgCTAAATATTGAGTTTATTGTACACATCTTTTTTCTgaacaaaattaaaaaagaaggACGAAGAAGCAGCGGTAAAATTGAGTATCTTCGTAATTAAGACAAACGAGTTACACTAAATAAATAAGATAAAGATATAAAACAGGCCTGAACTGATTCTTATAAATCTTGGTAGTTGTTTAAATAAATTCATTAGCAAATGGCTGATGTAGCATGGCCTTAATCAAAAGCAGGGCTCCTCAAGAAACAGTACTTGGTGATGTGGGAACTTTTGGCCTATTGCAGTATACTGAACACTCCAGTCTTTAAACATTAAAGTTCCTGTGACTTTTCTTCAAACTGGGCTTTGGAttggtaaaaaacaaaaattagtCAATGACCTTGTACTGTAGTACAACTACTTCACAGTATACAGTGTCCTTCTCATTATCCACATGTGTCTGTCAAATGTTTACAGAATCTTCATTAACTACAAGTCTTGCAAGATAACAAAACCTTAAGCATGGCATTAATAGCCAAGATAAGAAGAACTGTACAACTATTTTGGTTGACAAGAGGCTGCTGTTTACGGCAGACCGAGACAGAGAAATCAGAAGTCTCTATTCGGGATCGTTACTGTTAGGATTCTTTCTTCTTTACTTGTAGGACACTTGTTTAAACACTTGGAAAACCGAGATAATTAGTATCCCTAATCTAGAGATGGCGGCGACACTGAACTACATACTCCCACTGTGGATGATAGTTCTGGTCTTCGTTGGCTCTGCAAGGTGTAAACCGGTGAATAGTAAAACGAGTGGAGTCCAGAAGCAACTCCAGATCTCCGAGGATGAGAGCACCGTGGAGGAGGACATTCATATTGACCTGAACCCGTTTCTAGAAAACATGAAACAAGAGTTTCTGCGGAGTCTGAATTTATCCAGAGTGCCACATGAGCACAACAAAGCCGATCCTCCTCAGTTCATGCTTGAATTGTACAACAGGTATACAACCGATAAGTCCTCAATGCCACAGTCTAATATTGCTCGGAGCTTCAATGTCAAAGgtatgtatattttattgttctacaaaacatacattttacttaATGCAATTAagtagcattctttttttttacaggaagcaTGTTGAAAATGTAATACTGAGTGATGTAACTTCATATTTCATACAACTACTTATTCATATCCAGTTACCTTCAATACACAGGACTGGATCATGGATTAGATGACATAGGACATGATTGTTGATGCTATTTCAAGtttatatatgggcagcagtgtggagtggtggttagggctctggactcttgactggagggtcgtgggttcggtcccaggtgggggacactgctgctgtacccttgagcaaggtactttacctagattgctccagtaaaaacccaactgtataaatgggtaattgtatgtaaaaataatgtaattgtatgtaaaaataatgtgatattttgtaacaattgtaagttgccctggataagggtgtctgctaagaaataaataatatatatacagtatatgttttaaataatgtacagtatgtcttctatttatatatactgtacagtatacatacaTATAGATAGATTAGATAATGTAATGAAATATACAGTTTTTGCCATATCTTTTTGTACACATACTAAACTAGTTAAGCAGTGAAGCTATAAGAATGTGTAAAGTAGccatactttattttttattgcatcacTTGAATCCTGAATTGCTCATTCCCTTATTGAAAAGTCAACTTGTTTTTACCTTTTATCTTTGTAATTTACATGTTCACTATATGAGCTGTCTACCAGcaattgtattttaatatgaatactGATTATTGATACTTAACTCTCACAAGACGCATGGTATATATTGGTAATACTGCTACTATCACTATTATATATTTAATGGCATGATATAATGAGTATTTGGTTATATGTTACACCGCAGAAATATGAAGGTTCTGGGCACATATAGCTAAAACAGGAACCTGACAGGGAGGTCACACTGTGTATTCAGTATAGTTTGCACTAGAACAGCAGCTAAATACGTATAAAGTTGCAtcatgtttaatattttcaatccagtgcacaacccccaccccctTAAAATCAGAGGTCACTGTGACGTACTGTACTCTTCCTTCAGTTTGGAGTGCATTTCATCTTTAGTTTTTTATGCAACTTGTGACAGTATTTTTATTGCGCTGTTAGTGTGAAAGCCATGCATGTGGCAAAATGCATTTCCACTGTGTGTTTGATTCATTTATGATTAGTGGCATTACTTCTCAATAGCAATATTAGCTACACCATCATTGTATTCACTCAAGTCATACTATATCAACTAAATACACATttcatagtgtttcagtgcttttaACGTTGTTAAAAACAAATCTTGTAATCTAATTTACAGATGCTACGATGTCAAAGGGAACAGCTAGTGAAAAGCAACACTTGCTTCTATTCAACATTTCCATTCCAAGCCACGAGGAGATCACCATGGCTGAGCTGCGGTTATATACTTTCCTTGAAAATGATACAAATGATGTCCAGGCCAGAATAAAAGTGTATGACGTGGAGAATAATAAAGACGGGTCAACGCTCCATTTTCTTGCATCCAAAGAtgtcaacaaaaaacaaaattccTGGGAAACTTTTGAAGTCACTAAGGCTATCAAGCGATGGGTAAAATCTAGCCAAACCACAAACACACTTCAAGTACAAATTGATCGCACGGGTGGCATGCCTTTGGAAGGCGGGGGTTTAGATGTCAGTGTCAGCTTTAAAAATAGCTCCCCAGTGTTAATAATTTTTTCAGACGAtcttagaaatgaaaaaaaagaagatgaacttaaagaaatgATCCTTCACGAAGAAGAAAGTGTGTTTTTGGCAGAGGGTAATATGAATTACGATGAAGATAAGCCCCCATCTAGGAGAAAAAGAAGTACAAAGCCTGACTTTTGCCAAAGAAGATCTCTTCGGGTTGATTTTAAAGAGATTGGTTGGGACTGGATAGTGGCACCAAAAGAATATGAAGCATATGAATGTAAGGGAGTCTGCTCCTATCCCTTGGGTGATAATCTCACCCCTTCCAAGCATGCCCTTGTCCAGACCCTAGTGCATCTTAAAAATCCCAAGAAAACTGCAAAACCGTGTTGTGTTCCAACCAAACTGGATTCCATCTCAATCCTATACTATGATGAAAAAGGGCAGCCAACCTTTCAATACAAATACGAAGGGATGCAGGTTGCCAAGTGTGGGTGTAGGTAGTTGTACTGAACCAAAGGCGGCTTACATCTTCATGTAAATCTGTATATTAATGATGTAAATTGATAACTCATTTCATTGAGGTATTTATACAATGCATGTACAGCAGATTCTTATTTTAATATCAATGTAGACATACAATGGACATACTATAAGATACAGAAGTGTAAATGTTTAATTGATTAAGAATTGATCAGTTAATTGTTAAATTATGTGTAAGACAGTAAACAATACAAATAAGCCAGCACATTCATTAAAAAGGAATTCCTTTACTGAAACAGCTGACTTGTATTAATTATTTGTTCACATACTCAGTTTAATCGATTAAATGGAAATGTTAAGATTGAAACCTTTAGTCCACACACAAGTTTTCAGTTCCTGGCACTAGGGTTTCCTGGGCCCTGGTAAGAATGTACTTTTCCAGATACAGTTTAGATACAATTagatttcttttttaatcaaTCACATCTGTATGCTTGCTTGTTCTGTAGCTGTCTCTCTCGTATGATCTTGACTGGCGTCTTCCAACAGCATTATGCTTGGTTGATCAAAAATGGCCATGTTGCTTCAAACGTGTTGACACATTCATGTCTCAATTTATTCAAGATGAGACTTATTGATGTAGTAGTTGACATTTCCTGGCAGCCATATGTGACTTTTAACTGACTTTTGACAGTGCTGTCCCTGTACCTCCCTTCCACAGAGTGATACTGTATGTATCGCACTGCACAATGCATTTGATTGGGGTGTTTGTGGTTTTGATTGACAGCTACTGGCGGAGGAATGGAACAACCTATACCATGCAGCTCTGCTGACTGAATATTTTTCCACAGGAGAAGATCCAAAGGGACAACATTATAGGTTGCTTGCTGTTGTGAAATATCATTTTGAGCAGTTTGTATCTTTGTTACTTGAAAATCATATACTTTTTTTAGGAGTATAAAATACATgttgtcagtgttacagtacgtTCTTCATGTGTGATAATGAAATTCCTTGTTAAGTGGAATAACAAGTGTCTTGTTTATACAAATCTTTTGCTATCCCAAAACACCCAACAATTTCTTTCCATGACACACTTGAAAGATAAGCCTTCTTCTGACTGCAAGGGAGCCACTTCCATTAAGCTAACATGTTATTATCTCAAGCATGAGATACATGGTGTCTTTCCAGCCTCCTAAGTAAAACAAACTAATATGCAGATTATCTTTCATGCGTTAAgcttctgtaatatatatatatatatatatatatatacagtgccttgcgaaagtattcggcccccttgaactttgcgaccttttgccacatttcaggcttcaaacataaagatatgaaactgtaattttttgtgaagaatcaacaacaagtgggacacaatcatgaagtggaacgaaatttattggatatttcaatcttttttaacaaataaaaaactgaaaaattgggcgtgcaaaattattcagcccctttactttcagtgcagcaaactctctccagaagttcagtgaggatctctgaatgatccaatgttgacctaaatgactaatgatgataaatagaatccacctgtgtgtaatcaagtctccgtataaatgcacctgcactgtgatagtctcagaggtccgtttaaagcgcagagagcatcatgaagaacaaggaacacaccaggcaggtccgagatactgttgtggagaagtttaaagccggatttggatacaaaaagatttcccaagctttaaacatcccaaggagcactgtgcaagcgataatattgaaatggaaggagtatcagaccactgcaaatctaccaagacctggccgtccctctaaactttcagctcatacaaggagaagactgatcagagatgcagccaagaggcccatgatcactctggatgaactgcagagatctacagctgaggtgggagactctgtccataggacaacaatcagtcgtatactgcacaaatctggcctttatggaagagtggcaagaagaaagccatttcttaaagatatccataaaaagtgtcgtttacagtttgccacaagccacctgggagacacaccaaacatgtggaagaaggtgctctggtcagatgaaaccaaaatcgaactttttggcaacaatgcaaaacgttatgtttggcgtaaaagcaacacagctca comes from the Acipenser ruthenus chromosome 13, fAciRut3.2 maternal haplotype, whole genome shotgun sequence genome and includes:
- the LOC117418100 gene encoding growth/differentiation factor 10-like isoform X1, with the translated sequence MKQLKRLTEMATNCAMLVHFILFLANPRLETAASDLLNQRPAVYEASVVDKPFDYHTDMSALAATDQDMVAIHMLKLYNKYNREVNRPRDGNTVRSFKASMEVIDQQPLYHFNLTSVQESEVILATTFHFFFDKRTRHRPFFCKRFKNTSCQLQQFHHFPSVNLIFRSASSNVAVGSLLGNVTVYPNRRGAWQLKDISEIIKGAKKTGDLLITIEFDIGQKFQKYQDPVAPSNLPYILVYANDLAISEPNSVAITLQRYDPFSLNEETTHSPHTSPEARVKRDTYFPDPIKNNELPEVEYSTFKKHDLWESAYMSLKPKTSKKDRRRKGQENSEGLTKSQVLSFDEKTMKKARRRQWNEPRICSRRYLKVDFADVGWSEWIISPKSFDAYYCAGACEFPLPKVLRPSNHATIQSIVKAVGIIPGIPAPCCVPDKINSLSVLFLDENENVILKIYPNMSVETCACR
- the LOC117418100 gene encoding growth/differentiation factor 10-like isoform X2, which produces MKQLKRLTEMATNCAMLVHFILFLANPRLETAASDLLNQRPAVYEASVVDKPFDYHTDMSALAATDQDMVAIHMLKLYNKYNREVNRPRDGNTVRSFKASMVIDQQPLYHFNLTSVQESEVILATTFHFFFDKRTRHRPFFCKRFKNTSCQLQQFHHFPSVNLIFRSASSNVAVGSLLGNVTVYPNRRGAWQLKDISEIIKGAKKTGDLLITIEFDIGQKFQKYQDPVAPSNLPYILVYANDLAISEPNSVAITLQRYDPFSLNEETTHSPHTSPEARVKRDTYFPDPIKNNELPEVEYSTFKKHDLWESAYMSLKPKTSKKDRRRKGQENSEGLTKSQVLSFDEKTMKKARRRQWNEPRICSRRYLKVDFADVGWSEWIISPKSFDAYYCAGACEFPLPKVLRPSNHATIQSIVKAVGIIPGIPAPCCVPDKINSLSVLFLDENENVILKIYPNMSVETCACR
- the LOC117417649 gene encoding growth/differentiation factor 2-like; this encodes MAATLNYILPLWMIVLVFVGSARCKPVNSKTSGVQKQLQISEDESTVEEDIHIDLNPFLENMKQEFLRSLNLSRVPHEHNKADPPQFMLELYNRYTTDKSSMPQSNIARSFNVKDATMSKGTASEKQHLLLFNISIPSHEEITMAELRLYTFLENDTNDVQARIKVYDVENNKDGSTLHFLASKDVNKKQNSWETFEVTKAIKRWVKSSQTTNTLQVQIDRTGGMPLEGGGLDVSVSFKNSSPVLIIFSDDLRNEKKEDELKEMILHEEESVFLAEGNMNYDEDKPPSRRKRSTKPDFCQRRSLRVDFKEIGWDWIVAPKEYEAYECKGVCSYPLGDNLTPSKHALVQTLVHLKNPKKTAKPCCVPTKLDSISILYYDEKGQPTFQYKYEGMQVAKCGCR